CGCTTCGAGAACTGGAACGAGCGGCGGGCCTTGGCCTTGCCGTACTTTTTACGCTCGACGACGCGGCTGTCGCGGGTCAGGAAGCCGCCCTTCTTGAGCACGCCGCGAAGGCCCGGCTCGAAGTAGGTGAGGGCCTTCGAGAGACCGTGACGAACGGCACCGGCCTGGCCGGAAAGACCGCCGCCTGCAACCGTTGCGACAATGTCGAACTGGCCGTCGCGGGCTGCAGCGACAATCGGCTGGCGCAGGATCATCTGCAGGACCGGACGGGCGAAGTATGCCGTGAAGTCCTTGCCGTTGACGGTGATCTTGCCGGAGCCGGCCTTGAGCCAAACACGGGCTACGGCGTCCTTACGCTTGCCGGTCGCATAGGAGCGGCCAAGCGAGTCGACCTTGCGGACGTGAACCGGAGCAGCTGCTTCCGACGACGTGCCGAGATCCTTCAGGGAAGAGAGGTCAGCCATTATCAGGCGCTCCTTACGTTCTTCTTGTTCAGCTTGGCGACGTCGAGGACGGTCGGCTGCTGTGCTTCATGGGGATGGTTGGAACCGGAGTAAACGCGGAGGTTCTTCATCTGGCGACGGCCGAGGGGACCACGCGGGACCATGCGCTCGACGGCCTTCTCCAGGACGCGTTCCGGAAAGCGGCCTTCGATGATCTGGCGAGCGGTGCGCTCCTTGATGCCGCCGGCATAACCGGTGTGCCAGTAGTAGACCTTGTCGGAATACTTCTTGCCGGTGAAAACGACCTTGTCGGCATTGATGACAATTACGTTGTCGCCGTCGTCAACGTGAGGGGTGAAGGTTGCCTTGTGCTTGCCGCGCAGACGCATGGCGATGAGGGAAGCTAGGCGGCCAACGACAAGCCCTTCGGCGTCGATGATCACCCACTTCTTCTCCACCTCTGCGGGCTTCTGGGAGAAGGTTGCCATAGTAATTCTCTCTTTTGGATCCCTGAGCCCGAGGGCCAAGGGCGTTTCTTGTTGCTTGGTTTGACGCGCTCAAAAGCCCGCCAAAAAGAAAGCAGCCGGGAAAGGCTGCGTTTCTGGTGCGGTGTATAGAGGGAAAGCCCCTGGCGGTCAATATCACCTATCTGCGCCAGTGTAAAAAATGCAATGTAAAATCAACGTGTTGGTAATGTGGTAATATGATACCGCAAATTTATCGCGGTGGAATCGAATAAGTTGCCGTCGCATGGGCCACCAATTCGGCGGGATCTTCCTGGAAAATGCTGGCTTCGATAACGGCGAGACGCTTTCCGAGCTTGAGGATCCGGCAGGTGCAGGTGGTCGGCTGCGGCTTAGGCAGGCGCAGGAAATTGATGTTGAGGCTGGTGGTCACGGCAAGTGCGACCGGGCCGACATGGGCAAGCACCGCGGCATAGGCGGTGACGTCAGCCAGCGTGAAGAGGGCAGGACCGGACACGGTGCCGCCAGGGCGCAGATGCCTTTCGGACGGATCGAACCGCGTCGAGACGCTGCCGGGGGTAATGTCCGTCACGGTAAAGACGCGCCCGTCCGTGTGGATCTGCGGGAAATCGGTCTCCAGAAACTGGTGGACCTCCTCGATCGTCATGACCGGCTGCATCGCTTCTCCTCGAAATTGCCGATAGCTTGTGACAGAACTGTTAGCACGAAATCGCAATGCAAGGAGTTCGTACCATGGCCGAAGTCGTATCCTTCCGGAAGGGCGCAAACGAGGATGGGAGCGTCCCCGTTACAAGCTCGCTTTGCGATGGCGTGCTGCGGCTTACGCTCAACAACCCGCCGGCGAACGTCCTCTCGATCGCGGTGATGGAACTGTTGATGGGCGAGCTTCAAAAAGCTGCTGACGACGGCGAAGTCCGCGTCGTGGTCATTGCCTCGACCGGAAAGGTGTTCTCTGCGGGGCACGATCTCAAGGAGATGACCGAGCATCGGGCCGACGCCGATGGCGGGGTAGCCTTTTTCGAGGAGACATTCGCGCTTGCAGCCGATCTCATGCTGGAGATCACCCGCCTGCCGAAGCCGGTGATCGCCGAGATCGACGGGCTTGCGACCGCAGCCGGCTGTCAGCTCGTAGCCTCCTGTGATCTTGCGATCTGTACCGACACCGCGACCTTCTGCACACCCGGCGTCAAAATCGGGCTGTTCTGCACGACGCCAATGGTTGCCGTTACCCGCGCCGCGCACCGCAAGCAGGCGATGGAAATGCTGCTGACCGGAGAAACCATCGATGCTTCGACCGCCAAGGACTTCGGCCTCGTCAACCGTATCGTGCCCAAGCAGTATCTGACTCAGGTCGTGGCCAAATACGCTTCCGTCATCGCTTCGAAATCACCCTTGACACTGAAGATCGGCAAAGAGGCCTTCTACCGCCAGCTCGAAATGCCGATAGAAGAAGCATATGGCCATGCGGCCCAGGTGATGGTTGACAACATGATGACTGCGGACGCCGAAGAGGGCATCGGCGCCTTTCTTGCAAAACGGATGCCGCGCTGGACCGGCGAGTAGCGCTCGACATTTTCCGCGACGCGTGGACAAGGCCAGTCGTTGCTCCATCATGCGAAATCGCTCGACGAGTTAGCGATCGGAAAGGTCAGTGGGCAATCCACATTCGATGGCGCTTGGTTCGCTTCGAAAACGTCAAGCAATCCGCAGCTTGGGCAAACGGCAATCTGCTTTCGATCTGGCTGTAAAAGGGCGTGGAGATGGGCGGTCGGCTTTCAAGAAAGGGTCTTCAAACGCAATCTGCCGCGCAGCTTTTACCCGAGCTTCAGGATCAACCCGCCGCTCGCGATGATCACGCCTGCCAGATAACGCCACGGGCCGGCTTTCTCCTTCAGGACCAGCACCGAAATGATGAGGGCAAAGAGGATCGACGTTTCTCGCAGCGCGGCGACTGTGGCGACGGGCGCCTTGGTCATGGCCCAAAGGGCAAACCCGTAGGAGGCGATCGAACCGGCGCCGCCAATCAGACCGCGCCACCAATTGCAACGGAAATGGATCGCGACTGGAACAAGGCCGCGGCGTGAGATCGCCCATCCGAAGAGCAGCACAGGCGGCAGCAGCGCCATCCACAGCGTATAGGACACGGCATTGCCGGAAACGCGCGCGCCGATGCCGTCGACATAGGTATAGGTGGCGATAACGCAGGCATTGACGAGCGCAAGCATGATGGCATGCTTGCTGCCGCCCCGCGCCTCGAAGGCAAGGGTCAGAATGCCGGCGCAGATCGTCATCGTGCCGATGAGCGCGCCGCCCGACAGGCTTTCGTTCAACACCAAGGCGCTTGTGGCGCTGATGAGGAGCGGCGCGCAGCCGCGCATCAGCGGATAGACGAGACCGATATCGCCTGCACGGTAGGCGGCCGCGACCAATTGAAAATAGGCAAATTGCAAGACGGCCGACGCGCCGATGAAAGGCCAGGCCGCTGGCTGCGGCAGCGGCAGGAAGGGCAGGAGCGGCAGCGCCGCCACTGCTCCGCCGGCCGACACGAGCGCCGCGTCCAGCGACTTGTTGGTCCCCGCCTTGATGATCGCGTTCCATGTTGCATGCAGGAATGCACCGAAGAGAACGAGCAGAATGACGTCGAGGGGCACGATGCGGACCGGAATGGGAGAAATGAAAAGGCCATCTGGGGAGAATGGGTATGGGCCGTGTTGATGCGAAAATCAATCTTGCGATCGGATTATGCAACCAGCAGGTTGTCTCCTGTTTGGAATTGACAATTGTCATGCTCGGTTCCGCCGTTAACGCGCAGCAACGACAGGCTCGGGGCGCGCGCTCGAAATACGTTTATTTTAGCTGCGCACACTCAACTATGAGGTGTTACTAATGGACACAAGAACGGAATAGGAACAAAGCAAATACAAAAGAAGTCTAATAGGTGATGATATTTCTCCGCTTAGTTCATCTCAAATTATACTTCTGTAATAAAGATATTATTCTATAATATTGCTATATCCATATTGATACAAATCCAAGTAGCAATCGAACCGCTTCTCCGGAAGCTGGGTGTTTCCGGCACCTGCGAAATCGTT
Above is a window of Rhizobium etli 8C-3 DNA encoding:
- the rpsI gene encoding 30S ribosomal protein S9 codes for the protein MADLSSLKDLGTSSEAAAPVHVRKVDSLGRSYATGKRKDAVARVWLKAGSGKITVNGKDFTAYFARPVLQMILRQPIVAAARDGQFDIVATVAGGGLSGQAGAVRHGLSKALTYFEPGLRGVLKKGGFLTRDSRVVERKKYGKAKARRSFQFSKR
- the rplM gene encoding 50S ribosomal protein L13 → MATFSQKPAEVEKKWVIIDAEGLVVGRLASLIAMRLRGKHKATFTPHVDDGDNVIVINADKVVFTGKKYSDKVYYWHTGYAGGIKERTARQIIEGRFPERVLEKAVERMVPRGPLGRRQMKNLRVYSGSNHPHEAQQPTVLDVAKLNKKNVRSA
- a CDS encoding PaaI family thioesterase, coding for MQPVMTIEEVHQFLETDFPQIHTDGRVFTVTDITPGSVSTRFDPSERHLRPGGTVSGPALFTLADVTAYAAVLAHVGPVALAVTTSLNINFLRLPKPQPTTCTCRILKLGKRLAVIEASIFQEDPAELVAHATATYSIPPR
- a CDS encoding enoyl-CoA hydratase; translation: MAEVVSFRKGANEDGSVPVTSSLCDGVLRLTLNNPPANVLSIAVMELLMGELQKAADDGEVRVVVIASTGKVFSAGHDLKEMTEHRADADGGVAFFEETFALAADLMLEITRLPKPVIAEIDGLATAAGCQLVASCDLAICTDTATFCTPGVKIGLFCTTPMVAVTRAAHRKQAMEMLLTGETIDASTAKDFGLVNRIVPKQYLTQVVAKYASVIASKSPLTLKIGKEAFYRQLEMPIEEAYGHAAQVMVDNMMTADAEEGIGAFLAKRMPRWTGE
- a CDS encoding EamA family transporter — its product is MPLDVILLVLFGAFLHATWNAIIKAGTNKSLDAALVSAGGAVAALPLLPFLPLPQPAAWPFIGASAVLQFAYFQLVAAAYRAGDIGLVYPLMRGCAPLLISATSALVLNESLSGGALIGTMTICAGILTLAFEARGGSKHAIMLALVNACVIATYTYVDGIGARVSGNAVSYTLWMALLPPVLLFGWAISRRGLVPVAIHFRCNWWRGLIGGAGSIASYGFALWAMTKAPVATVAALRETSILFALIISVLVLKEKAGPWRYLAGVIIASGGLILKLG